A segment of the Capra hircus breed San Clemente chromosome 19, ASM170441v1, whole genome shotgun sequence genome:
CTCCGTTCCAACCCCACAGGCTCAGGAGGGTGGTGGGCACTGCACGGTGGACACGAGGTCCAAATCACTGCCAGGTTACCTGTGGACCATATGCCACTCAGCTGAAGACTAGCATTCCCAGGCCTCTTGGAATTAAGTCAGAGTTTCTCTAACTGTTCTAAAATCTTTGGCTCTCCCCTGGTAAACAAATGGCCCCGTCGCCCCATGCACCTCAATGCCTCCCCTGCACCCCTTCTCACTCTGGTATCTGACCTTCCCGAGGGACCCTCTGAAACTCCAGGTGTCACTCACACATGTGCTCTCAGGGGGGCCTGAGCAGAGTCTTGGGGTGGCAGGGCCCCCTCTTTGGTGGAAGACAAGGGGAAGTCTTCCCTCAGCCTGGGGCAGCAGGTTGAACTCAGGGTCCACAGCAGGACAGCTTCGATGCTTAAAAAAAGACACAGGCATTAGTTTGTTTTCCTAATCAGAACCTGGACAACAGACCCCAGGCCCCAGCTCTCTAGGCAAACTCAGCAGAGACCCAGAGGCTGGCAGGCCTGGCCTTGCCCCGCCCCACCCGAGCAGCCCCGGGCAGTGCTCCTTGAACAGAGGCCCAGGTGAGACCTGAGGCTCCTCTGGGAGGGGTTGGGCCTGCCTGGTGAGAGGTTTATTCTTGCTGCAAGTGGTGCCCGCTCCTGCTGCCTGCATGCTCCCACCAGGGCCGTCACGAGAGCAGACACCTGGAGCTGAAATTCTCATCATTTTAATGGTCACTAGCCTCTGGCTGGCTCTGGATGGTACAGTTAAATGACACACTTAACGACCCCCAAGCGCGTCCACACCCCCTCCGGAGCCTTGCTTCCATCACATCCTGCTGCCCAGTGGGCCTTCCACAGCCGCAGGCCCCATGGTGGCGGAAATCCACATCTTAGTGTGACGAGCTGAGAAAGCCCTTGGTGCACTTGTCAcctgttatttctttaaaataacgaCCGTGACGCCAGACGCCTCCCCAGCCTGGCCGCCTCGCGGCTCGGCGCAGTGCGGTCATACCGCGCAGAGCTCGTAGATCTTCTTGACACAGTACACCAGGGCCGCCAGCGCTATCGTGTTGTGCAGTCTCTTTCTGTGCAAGTCGTCCTTCCGGACCAGCACCACCGGGGTGGACGAGGTGAGTGTGTGCAGGGGCAGGCGGGACAGTCTGTAGGCGTCGTACTCCACCTGGTACTTGCAGCAGGGGTCAAACTGCCAGGAGATGCCGTAGAgggtgcagcaggccaggctcagCACGCCTGCGGGCAGGGAGATGTAGTGGGAGTAATCCAGGGGCAGCGCCAGCGGGGTGAAGAGGCAGGCGGTGCCCGCCAGCACAGTGGTCTTGTGCAGGCAGTTGCCCACGGTGATCCAGCGGGCCGTCTCGTCGCCGATGCGGGTGGGCTCGATCACGATGTACTTGTACTGGGCTTCCAGGGCCTGCTCCAGCTCATACTCAAACTGGTCTTGGGCGTTCTCCCCGTTGTAGATCTCGTGCACGATGTAACAGTCTGTGGCCGACAGGCTCACCCTTAGGAAGGAGAggtgaggagaaaaaggagacagtTAGGCACTGGTGGCTGTTCTGTGGCCGGGAGATACAGAGGCAAGCCTCCCACCACCCCTCACATACCCAAAGGCCACtgggagcagggctcagagcttcCCAGTCGGCAACCGCACACGTTGGGACCAGGGAAGGCGTGTGGAGTGAGGTCACCCCAGAATCTCCATGGTCAGTGTTTCCTTTGAAGCGGGAAACAGTTGTGTGTGCAGGGCAGCAGAGGCCGGACTGTCAGGCAGAGCTCTGGGAGGATGGAGGGGCAGTGGAGAGCTGGCTGCTGGTGCCCTTCTGGTCATGCTCCCAGGGGATTTGGTGGGAAAAGCTACCCAAGCAAACAAGTGCGCACACTCAGGAAGCAGAGCTTCCTTCCAGGCGGATGAACAGTGGGCCTGATGCTCTCCTGAGGCTGCAGCGGGCACGGTGAGGAGGCACCACTGGCCTCCAGGAGTTAGGCAGGGGCTCTTTATCCTGGAATAGTTAACTGTAACTAAGGTGGGCTCGGGGAAGCCCCCCAATTAAGTCACAGGCCCCCATTAAACTGTGTGTGGGAAGAAGCCGTCCCCTGGGGATGGGACACCCCCAGGCACTGGCTACAGGGTCCAGTTAGCAGGGCAGCCTTTCTAGGCAGTTAATGAGCTGAACCACCGAAATCAATGAACCTGGAAGAGATGGTCTTCCTCTGGGGCGTTGCTGGAGTCTCCTGATTTGGTTTTTTAACTCAGAAAGGAGACAGGCTCCAGGTGGGACTCAGCTCCTTAGCAGACAAGCAACCTATGAGGCATGACTTCAGTCTCAGAGGAGCCATCCTGGCCTGGGATCTCCTTTGTGCTCTCAAGTTCATAATTGAGACAGGCAGCCAGGCAGCGGGAGAGGAGCTCGGGGAGGGCAGGGCGGGGTCTGTACACCCTGCTGACCCACAGAGGGGGTTCTGTGGGTGAGTCCTTGCTGTCGGAATCCAAGTGGAGCTTTCTGGCCACTGAGTCCCTCTGGAGCACTGAGAGCAAGACACACAGACAAGGTCGGAATTACAGAGCATTCTTGCCCAAACCCTGATCTACCTGAGTGCAGTGCTCTGCTTGCCTGGCAGACTGTGGCCACCCCAAGTGCAGTGACAAGACAGGCCCAACAGGAAAGCATCAGTTGAACAGATTGTTCCATATCGGGGGCATGTCAGTGGGCAGGCCCCACCCTCACCTGATTGTTCACCCAGCCCTTCCCAGCTCCCTGGCCTTCACCTCTCTGGCTGAGCTAGCACCCACCCTGGAGGAAGGCTTCCCTGGCTCCTCCCACAGACATGCTGGGCAAGGCCATCCCCACTGATTGGTGCGTGTGCCACAggtccctccaggctcctggctCAGCCCAGACAGGACAGAGAGCAACAGTCAGTGGACAGGGGCAGGCAGGACGGCCCGGCTGAGGGGGTGTGGACCAGGTGATCACCCGCTGTggactcctgtccatcaccacgaACCAACCCTCCTAGGGGCCCTCTCACACAGCAGGCTAGGAGCCAGCCCAGCGGGCATGCCACCCTGGGCTCACCACTACTTCTGCTTCAGAAGCCAAACCTCTTTACCCTCAGGAGAGGATGGACTGCAACACCTAGAGAAACAGGTCCCCTGCAGGGATGGGGACAAGTGCAAGGTCCACACAGACTCACAAGAGCCGCTCACTCAGAGGACCCACCCCGTGGTCAGCACCCACACCCTCAGCTGGGGTGCCCTCCACCCTGCCTAGACCCCCAGATCCAGCTAGTCCCCCCCGCTGACAGAGACTACTGCTTCAGAAGCCGGGGCCATGGCCACCAAGCCTGGCTACCCCAGTGCCCACTGGAGGTATCAGCCTGTGTTTCTGGGTCAAAAGTAACCCAGCTAAGGAAAAAACCCACGTAGAGGGTTACCTTGAACCATCTCAGCATCACCAGCCAACTTGAACCCTGTACACAAACGCAAATTAAAAACACCACCAATAGCTAACTGGGGTCCTTTGAGCCTTACTAAGggactgtattttttcattttgttgaaggCGAGAAATGAACAGTAAGAGAACACAGTAAAAGGagtccatattaaaaaacaaaactgagagcaGGCTGATAATGGAAAAGCCttctaagaaagtgaaaaagtcaagAAGAGGAAAGTGTTTGTAGCCTGCCATCTTCCGTGCTTTTCTGTGAAAGAGTTGCGTTTGCTTCTACATGCACAGAACGCTGCTGAGCAGATTCAAGACCTGAGAGTTATGACTGTCCCTGGGGAGGGAGCAGAGTGGGTCCAGTAAGAAAAGGAGCCGATTTTACTACCTGATTCGGAACCCTCTGAATCCAGCAGGTTCTGTGGAACTAGTGGGACTGGCCAGTGCACAGcacggcctgccaggctcctgctgctgtgGGGTCAGGGGCTGATCATCTTGCTTCCAGCTAGTCGGTCTCCCCTCTCCTCATGCGAATCAGCCCCAGCAGCACCCAGGAAAGTCATCAACGGCACCCTGGGGACCCCATGAAAAACCCATAGGACAGACCCCACACCCTCACAAAGCCAGTTTCAAAGGAACCTGGGATTACAGAGACCTCAGGCATGGAACCCTCAAAGTCTGGAGACTCCTCCCAAAGTCAGGGTTGcacaagaatgttcacagcagtactgCTTGGTGAGAGCAGAAGGCCCCTTACAAGAGCaaagaaagagacacacacacacgatcaGAAGCACACAGAGCCAAGcaagtgtcacacacacacacgcacgcacgcacgcacgcacgcacacacacacacacacggtgtcACGGAGATGATGCAGAGTTTAGGAGTGAGGTGGTTGCTGTCTGCAGGGAGGGACGTGTGGCCAGGGAAATGCTAGCACTTggtttattgatcttttctaaattatggtaaaatacatTAACAGGAAATTTACTCTCTTAACCAGTTTAAGTATATAGTTCAGTAAGGTTAAATACACTCACTGTTGGgcaaccaatctccagaacttttttgtcctgcaaaactaaaactctgtccccattaaaccaCAACTCCCACGCTGCCTTCTGCGGTCTCTCCATGAATCTGACTGCTCCAGGGCCTCGTATAGGTGGAACCACGTGATACTTCTTTTAGCAGCTGGCTCATTCCGCTTGGCATAACATCCTTACGGCTCATCCACATCGCAGCGtgtcaggatttccttcctttttccttgtaTGTAGAGACCACATTCTGTTACCGATCCATGGTTGATGGGTAGGTTTCACCTTCTAGCTGCCGTGAACATAGGTGTAAAAATATGTCTGAGTCCCTGCTTTAATTATTTTGGATATATActtagaaatggaattgctggaccatatggtagctctattgtTAATTTTCTGAGAAACTTCCACACTGCCATAGTGGccgtaccaatttacactcccaccaacagtgcacaagagttcccttttctctgcatccctGCCAacacttttgttttctgttttttcaacAGCAGCCCTACAGTGGTGTGAGGCGGCATCTCACGGTAGTTCTGATTTGTGCTTCCTACATGACCGCTTTTATTGAAATAGGTTCACCCACTTACACCGCACAAGTCAGTGGCTCGACACTGTCACCGAGTTAACACACAATCAGTTTTAGAGCGTCTTCTTCATTTCAAAGAGTAACCCCGCTGCTCCCCATCCCCCACGACCCCCGTTCCTGGCAATCACCAACCATTCCTGGCAATCACCAGCTGACTTCCCGACTCCACACCTGCCTCTTCTGGGTGTTTGGCAGGAAGGCATCGCAGGGCACATGTGCTGGGGCTGCTTTCTTCATTCAGCCTCATGCCTCCAGGGCCCCACATGTGGTAGCAAGTTTGCAACTTTTCACATGTTAGAGAGGACTTTTGATGGATTTAACATACAATTTTTATAACTCCAAGACAAGATACCTGCTGGAAAGCATTAAAGATGCTATGTATGAGAAAGGCCAATTTGGATGGTGGCCCAACAGGTAacttttgaaattttacttttcttcatggttttctgtacttttcaaaaacaaaaaataaatacccgtttattttataatgataaagttttatacagtttttcttAAACCAGTAGCTTTGTATACCTTGAGGTAGAGGAAACCAGATAGGCCGAGGCCTCCAGCTGAGGGGAAGGAACCCCTCCTGCTCCAGCAACTTCCTGGGCCCCACGAAGAGGCCTGCACTCCCGGGGCCAAGGTGGTCTCACAGCCTTGTGGTCTGTGTCCCTGTCCCACTAAAGTGGGCACTGGCCCTGCAGCCCACCATCTTTTCTGGTCATGCTGGAGCCAGGTGAACTGAACCAGGACAAGGACCTACATTAGGGACCTTTTTTGGAGTGGCCCTGGGCTCCTGTACTCAGCTCAAACACAGAAGGAGGTGACGCAAAGCTCCTTGAGGGCTGTGACTATCTTCATCCCAGTCACCCTCTGCCCCTGCCCCGGGCCCGAAAGTGCCAGGTTCCCAACAGACTTAGAGAAAGTACTTTGGAAGGGAGTGAcaagagggcttcctgggtggtccagtgattaggaatctACCTTGTAATGCAAggtcctggtctgggaggatcccacatgcgtggggcaactaagctggtgcaccaactactgagcctgtgctggagcctgtgccccccagcaagagatgccaccacaatgagaagaccACGAGaagcaactagaggaagccagcgtgcagcaatgaagacccagcacagcaaaaaagagTGACGAGAGAAAATTACAGTAGTTAGAGCACCTGTGGCTGAAGAACTGTTAaattattg
Coding sequences within it:
- the TMEM11 gene encoding transmembrane protein 11, mitochondrial, producing the protein MAAWGRRRLGPGSGGGGARERVSLSATDCYIVHEIYNGENAQDQFEYELEQALEAQYKYIVIEPTRIGDETARWITVGNCLHKTTVLAGTACLFTPLALPLDYSHYISLPAGVLSLACCTLYGISWQFDPCCKYQVEYDAYRLSRLPLHTLTSSTPVVLVRKDDLHRKRLHNTIALAALVYCVKKIYELCAV